Proteins encoded within one genomic window of Pedobacter africanus:
- a CDS encoding DUF5977 domain-containing protein, with the protein MKKLFLLCSAIICCLQGYAQTFSPSSATINSGDQVTITTSGETATKYLTNIYLSEINSISITPGSSYAGYISSVMNGLPDFYSIATQRPTSFKATINNSYTAAIKIKIAFQVSYNGTGGSGSERVFCEITVNPTPVPTSYGNQVRSRTFYKNDCSSGFESDPYVYTVPANTFTAPTQAEANALADARIDAQGQNAANAALTCKQVYYNTEASAVFTKNNCGPNLTPTAVTYIVTANKHKSLISQADADAKAQADIDANGQNYANANGMCIAVPYIEGPDQAYTTVDYTYFVGNRSPGETYEWIIPTNFTVVSGLTDFSITLVPKRAGTAPNTKTIKVKITKSNGEILTISKQVTIIYCLNCPI; encoded by the coding sequence ATGAAAAAACTCTTTCTATTATGCAGTGCAATTATCTGCTGCCTGCAGGGGTATGCCCAAACTTTCAGCCCCTCAAGTGCTACCATTAATTCGGGAGACCAGGTAACAATAACTACTTCTGGCGAAACTGCCACAAAGTATCTTACAAACATCTATCTTTCAGAAATTAATTCTATCAGCATTACTCCCGGCTCATCATATGCTGGCTACATTTCTTCGGTAATGAATGGGCTCCCCGATTTCTACTCGATAGCCACCCAAAGACCCACAAGCTTTAAAGCTACTATTAACAATTCATATACAGCTGCTATAAAAATTAAAATAGCGTTTCAAGTTTCATACAATGGAACCGGGGGCTCGGGTAGCGAGAGAGTTTTTTGCGAAATTACAGTAAATCCTACTCCTGTACCAACATCATATGGTAATCAGGTTCGGTCGAGAACTTTCTATAAAAATGATTGTAGTTCTGGGTTCGAATCAGACCCATATGTCTATACTGTACCTGCCAATACATTTACCGCTCCAACCCAGGCTGAAGCCAACGCGCTGGCAGATGCCAGAATTGATGCTCAGGGACAAAATGCTGCGAACGCTGCATTAACCTGTAAACAAGTATACTATAATACCGAGGCTTCAGCTGTTTTTACGAAAAACAACTGTGGTCCAAATTTGACACCTACAGCAGTAACTTATATTGTCACCGCGAATAAACATAAGTCCCTCATCTCACAAGCAGACGCAGATGCGAAAGCACAAGCAGACATTGACGCAAACGGCCAGAACTATGCAAATGCAAACGGAATGTGTATTGCTGTTCCTTATATAGAAGGCCCAGACCAAGCATATACCACGGTAGATTACACTTATTTTGTAGGAAACCGTTCTCCAGGCGAAACTTATGAATGGATAATCCCAACCAATTTCACAGTAGTTAGTGGATTAACAGACTTTAGCATTACACTTGTACCAAAAAGGGCGGGAACTGCGCCAAATACCAAAACTATCAAGGTTAAAATAACCAAAAGTAACGGTGAGATCTTAACTATTTCAAAACAAGTAACTATAATTTACTGCTTAAATTGTCCTATCTAA
- a CDS encoding outer membrane beta-barrel protein produces the protein MAKCALLFLLIFISVDLAKAQTSEVMKGKVIDYNSSLPLASATIEVYKNKEVIQIAKTDSLGLFYLSTDKYKQHTSLRISQLNYHSLDVHRNQKSFDENEKQRKKDLGIFELNSKAIELKEVVIKRNKRYRDTTVIDLSNENFERSIMIDNLFSQKGFYKDANGKLFYKGKPVSEVLVNGGDFFGKNNLSIYDKLPALVLKNIEVVETDIDSITQITLIRPTVKVNLNLKSAYQKGKFGNGAPGIGSRQRYFLATDNFSYRKKEQISLSAGVNNIDNPINLPEPIIRFSAMGNNTRRKFAKLTYSNAKKKLEYGLSGMVKKEEKEFMSNSERTEEVIRQTSITKTTTASSSFMIEDLSTNLIYKIDSANKLKFRNTINYNQTTTIDTSDYDFESESLKTSLYLRRKKDVHSTSVLNTINYEHFFPEKKGRILGFDIFSKINTYRNTEINNLEKDSSGTPRIERITGWRKASEVLSKMESYLIEPLGITSYLRFNGSYRNENLKFKTEISPVYAENLPPGQNELAMGYWTTGVLYHKTFDKVALEGSFDGILNSRAFNSKKANPLFNMDINTKLEYRVNNKNTLILNYGIKPGYPTSDQLTNFNGSFDISSMMIGNINLKPEIKHFFTASYSVEKSEVTNYSITFGLNRYYQKHGINASTGNNFAQYYFFDNIGSSSAANFAFLLRKSLKTSQQLYNRISLDYNESPTKVNEKVSLTKGLNISNTFTLNQSFLNNDISLSSSVSAQYNRYIYENGITNQINFTYSDQVAINLLGLRLINSPIINYSQTKNRSNFTAALNLEIKKSILKNYGSVWIKGYDIFNSFRYDNNLFSSYYTQTIKYNNLKNYFLIGFNYKFNNLK, from the coding sequence ATGGCAAAATGCGCTCTCCTTTTTTTGTTGATTTTTATTTCTGTTGACCTCGCTAAGGCCCAGACTTCCGAGGTCATGAAAGGAAAGGTGATTGACTACAACTCAAGTTTGCCACTTGCAAGTGCTACAATTGAAGTGTATAAAAACAAAGAAGTTATCCAAATAGCTAAAACAGATAGTTTAGGTCTATTTTATCTTTCAACGGATAAATATAAACAACATACAAGTCTCCGGATCTCTCAGCTTAATTATCATAGCTTAGACGTTCACAGAAATCAAAAAAGTTTCGATGAAAATGAAAAACAGAGGAAAAAAGATCTTGGCATCTTTGAACTAAACTCTAAAGCAATTGAACTCAAAGAAGTGGTTATCAAAAGAAACAAACGGTATAGAGACACCACAGTTATTGACTTATCGAATGAGAATTTTGAACGTTCCATTATGATCGATAATCTGTTTTCTCAAAAAGGTTTCTATAAAGATGCAAATGGAAAGCTCTTTTACAAAGGGAAACCAGTTTCTGAAGTTTTGGTAAATGGAGGAGATTTTTTTGGGAAGAATAATCTATCGATTTATGACAAGCTGCCAGCCCTGGTATTAAAGAATATTGAAGTTGTAGAAACCGATATTGACAGTATAACACAAATTACATTGATAAGGCCGACGGTTAAGGTTAATCTGAATTTAAAATCCGCATATCAAAAAGGAAAATTTGGTAATGGCGCGCCAGGCATTGGAAGCAGACAAAGATATTTTTTGGCAACAGATAACTTTAGCTACAGGAAAAAGGAACAAATCTCGTTAAGTGCCGGAGTAAATAATATCGACAACCCCATTAATCTTCCAGAGCCAATTATTAGGTTTTCGGCGATGGGAAACAACACCCGTCGCAAATTCGCGAAATTGACATATAGTAATGCCAAGAAGAAACTGGAATATGGCCTTTCCGGTATGGTTAAGAAAGAAGAGAAAGAGTTTATGTCTAATTCTGAAAGAACAGAAGAAGTAATACGCCAGACTTCAATAACTAAAACAACAACCGCTTCCTCTTCTTTCATGATAGAAGATCTGTCCACTAATTTAATCTACAAGATAGATTCCGCTAATAAGCTAAAATTCAGAAATACCATAAACTACAATCAAACCACGACCATCGATACATCTGACTATGATTTCGAATCTGAATCATTAAAAACCTCACTTTACCTCAGGAGGAAAAAAGATGTACATAGTACGAGTGTTTTAAATACCATTAACTACGAGCATTTTTTTCCCGAGAAAAAAGGCAGAATATTAGGTTTCGACATTTTTTCAAAAATTAACACCTACAGAAATACTGAGATAAATAACTTGGAAAAAGACTCTAGTGGAACTCCTAGGATTGAAAGGATTACTGGGTGGAGAAAAGCATCCGAAGTATTGTCCAAAATGGAAAGTTACCTGATCGAACCATTGGGAATTACTTCATATTTAAGATTTAATGGATCATACCGAAATGAAAATTTAAAATTTAAAACAGAAATCTCGCCAGTGTATGCCGAAAATCTACCTCCAGGACAAAATGAACTGGCTATGGGTTACTGGACAACAGGGGTCCTTTATCACAAAACCTTCGATAAAGTAGCCTTGGAAGGAAGTTTTGATGGCATTCTGAATTCAAGGGCTTTTAATTCTAAAAAAGCGAATCCCCTTTTTAACATGGATATTAATACAAAATTAGAATACAGGGTTAATAATAAGAATACACTTATTTTAAATTATGGAATAAAGCCCGGCTACCCAACTTCAGATCAACTAACCAATTTTAATGGCTCTTTTGACATTTCATCCATGATGATTGGAAATATAAATTTAAAGCCAGAGATTAAGCACTTTTTCACAGCATCTTATTCAGTTGAAAAAAGTGAGGTTACAAATTATTCAATTACATTTGGTCTTAACCGCTATTATCAAAAACACGGCATTAATGCTTCAACGGGTAACAATTTTGCCCAGTACTATTTTTTTGATAACATTGGTTCTTCAAGCGCAGCAAATTTTGCTTTTTTACTTCGGAAATCTTTAAAAACCAGCCAGCAACTATACAACAGGATTAGCCTTGATTATAATGAGTCTCCTACTAAAGTAAATGAAAAGGTATCGTTAACAAAGGGATTAAACATTTCAAATACATTTACGCTAAACCAATCTTTCCTGAACAACGATATAAGCCTTTCATCGTCCGTTTCCGCTCAATACAACAGGTATATCTATGAGAATGGGATTACCAACCAGATTAATTTTACCTATTCTGATCAGGTAGCAATAAACTTACTAGGGCTCCGGCTTATCAACTCCCCAATAATCAACTACAGCCAAACAAAAAACAGAAGCAATTTTACTGCTGCGTTAAACCTGGAAATCAAAAAGTCTATCTTAAAAAACTATGGTTCAGTATGGATAAAAGGATACGACATCTTCAATTCCTTCAGGTATGATAATAATTTATTCAGCTCTTACTACACACAAACAATTAAATACAACAACCTTAAAAATTATTTCCTCATTGGCTTCAATTATAAGTTCAACAACCTGAAATAA